A single region of the Pelobates fuscus isolate aPelFus1 chromosome 4, aPelFus1.pri, whole genome shotgun sequence genome encodes:
- the LOC134607805 gene encoding uncharacterized protein LOC134607805, whose translation MGKSRDLFKKIGNLKVTFHAKVIKDKNGRELTEEAQIKKRWQEYTEDLYRKDLNSSDDLNSWSNEMEPEILESEGRWALGYLADNKAAGVDEIPIELFKILQDDAVKILLALCLQIWKTQQWPKNWKRSVYITIPQKCNAKECFNYRTIALISHASKVMLKILQAQFKQYMDRELPDVQAGFCRGRGTRDQIANVRWIIEKDWAFQKKHLLLLLRLF comes from the coding sequence TATTCAAGAAAATTGGCAATCTAAAAGTTACCTTTCATGCCAAAGTGATAAAAGACAAAAATGGCAGGGAATTAACAGAAGAAGCTCAGATAAAGAAGAGATGGCAGGAATACACTGAAGATCTATACAGGAAGGATCTTAACAGCAGTGATGACCTCAATAGTTGGTCCAATGAGATGGAACCAGAAATCTTGGAGAGCGAAGGGAGATGGGCCCTAGGATACCTTGCAGATAACAAGGCTGCAGGAGTTGATGAAATCCCAATTGAACTATTCAAAATTCTGCAAGATGATGCTGTGAAAATTCTCCTTGCCTTATGTCTACAAATTTGGAAAACTCAACAGTGGCCAAAAAACTGGAAAAGGTCAGTCTACATCACAATCCCCCAAAAATGCAATGCCAAAGAGTGCTTCAATTATCGAACAATTGCACTAATTTCACATGCCAGCAAGGTGATGCTTAAGATCCTACAAGCTCAATTCAAACAATATATGGACCGGGAATTACCAGATGTGCAAGCTGGGTTCTGCAGAGGACGAGGCACAAGAGATCAAATTGCCAATGTACGATGGATAATAGAGAAAGACTGGGCATTCCAGAAAAAACATCTACTTCTGCTTCTTAGACTATTCTAA